A stretch of Rhinopithecus roxellana isolate Shanxi Qingling chromosome 12, ASM756505v1, whole genome shotgun sequence DNA encodes these proteins:
- the HES2 gene encoding transcription factor HES-2, which yields MGLPRRAGDAAELRKSLKPLLEKRRRARINQSLSQLKGLILPLLGRENSNCSKLEKADVLEMTVRFLQELPASSWPTAAPMPCDSYREGYSACVARLARVLPACRVLEPAVSARLLEHLWRRAASATLDGGRAGDSGGPSAPAQAPASAPQPASAPVPSPPSPPCGPGLWRPW from the exons ATGGGGCTGCCTCGCCGGGCAGGGGACGCGGCGGAGCTGCGCAAG AGCCTGAAGCCGCTGCTGGAGAAGCGCCGGCGCGCGCGCATCAACCAGAGCCTCAGCCAGCTTAAGGGGCTCATCCTGCCGCTGCTGGGCCGGGAG aACTCCAACTGCTCGAAGCTGGAGAAGGCAGACGTCCTGGAAATGACCGTGCGCTTCCTGCAGGAGCTGCCTGCGTCGTCATGGCCCACGGCAGCGCCCA TGCCTTGCGACAGTTACCGCGAGGGCTACAGTGCCTGTGTGGCGCGCCTGGCCCGCGTGCTGCCCGCCTGCCGAGTCCTGGAGCCCGCAGTGAGCGCGCGCCTGCTGGAGCACCTGTGGCGGAGAGCGGCCAGCGCCACCCTCGACGGCGGGCGCGCTGGGGATTCCGGTGGCCCATCTGCCCCCGCCCAAGCGCCCGCGTCTGCCCCGCAGCCCGCATCCGCGCCCGTGCCCTCGCCGCCCTCGCCTCCCTGCGGCCCTGGCCTCTGGCGGCCGTGGTAG